In Gemmatimonadaceae bacterium, the sequence CATGAGGCCGACGAGGATCACGACGCCACCTCTCCCTCGACAAGCGCATCCGCACGCACCGGCGGCGGTCCCCCCACCACACGGCGGATCACACCGCCGCCTTCCACCAGTGCCGCCGCGGCCGCGGCGCGATCCACGCCCAGCTTCTGCATCACGATGGCAAGCTTCACGCTGCCGCCCGATTGTTCGAGCAGCGTACGCGCCACGTCGACACCGACGCCGCACACCTCGACCAGGATGCGCTCCGAGCGATCCTTCAGCTTGAGGTTGGTCGCGCGCAGGTCGACCATCAGGTTGCCGAAGGTTTTTCCGATGCGGATCATCGCACCGGTGGTCAACATGTTGAGGATCATCTTGGTGGCCGTGCCCGCCTTGAGGCGCGTTGACCCCGTGACGACCTCGGGCCCAGGCACGGCGATGATCGCGAGATCGATGGTGGCGACGAACGCAGGCTCGACGGGCGTACAGGCAACGAGCACCGCACGTGCGCCCAGTTCGCGGGCGCGCGTCAGGGCGCCGCGCACGAACGGCGTCGTACCGGAGGCCGCGATACCAACGACCACGTCCTTCGCATTGACCCCGTGTTCATCCATCGTCGCCGCCCCGGCCGAGGGATGGTCTTCGGCACCTTCCTGCGATCGGAAGACGGCGCGTTCTCCGCCGGCAATGATGCCCTGCACCAGTTCCGGATCGCTGCCGAACGTCGGCGGACACTCGCTTGCATCGAGGATGCCGAGCCGGCCGGAGGTGCCGGCCCCGACGTAGAAGAGCCGGCCTCCATTGCGGAACGCTCCCTCGACGAACTCGATGGCCCTCGCAATCGGTTCGCGCTGGGTGGCCACGGCGTCGGCGACTCGGCGGTCTTCGCCGTTCATGATATCGACGATCTCCAGCGGCGAGGCGAGATCGATCGCTGCCGAGGCCGGGTTGCGTTGTTCGGTAACGCGGGATTCGGGGCGTGGCGGCACGAGGTACCTGAGGGTCGAGGGCGCAGGGACGAAGTGAGTCTCGACCACGCCTGGCGGCGGCGCGGCGGCGCGTGGCACTAACTTACCGCCCTATGCGCTCACCATGCAGGCGTTCGAGGCGGGCGTTCCATGTACGGACGCGCGGCGTCCCCAGGCTCCGGTGTGTCGACTGATGCCACGTGCGCGCACCCTGATGATCGCCACGCTGCTCGGCCTCCCGGCCGCGGCAGGCGCACAGCGCCGCGACGACAGCGGCGGTGGCGAGCGCGCCTGGTTCGCGAGCGCGAGTGCCGGGATCCAGTTTGGCCCGCTCGTGCTCGACGATGCGTCCTCGTCACGATGGGATATCGACGCCGCGTTCAGCTGGCGAGCCACCGTCGAACGCGCGGTATCGCCGGGCGTCACGGCCGGCCTCGCGTTCAGCCACGCGCGATTGCCGATGACCTATGTCTCGACAGCGGCAAGCAGCAGCTGTGCCCGATGCGCCGCGGACGTCACCGTCTCGTCGTACGGCGGCATCGTGCGCGTAGGCCCTGGCAGCGCACGCGGCTTCCATCAGGTGCTCGAAGTCTTCGTCGGCGCGCTCCGATATGGGAACTTCGAGCAAGTGTCCCCACGCGGACGGCTGGCGCCTGCGTCCAACACGGACTTTGCCTTTGGCGCCGGCTACGGCTTTGCCTATGCGATCGGCAACGACTACGCCATTCAGCTCGTCCAGGACGCGGTCAACGCATTGCACGAACGGAGCACGCAGGGTGGTGGGCGGCTGGCGCGACACCTCTCGACCCGACTCGGCGTCCGCGTGGGGTTCTAGCTGGCGCACGCGTCCTGATGCTCGACGAGCCGACCGCGGGAGTGGCGGCCCTTCGAGATCGACCTGGAGACCCCCGTTCCACCGTCCACGTTGCGGCGTTCCAGTCGTGGGTCGACCCACTACCGGCGTTCCAGCGACGGCGCGCGCGGCGCACCGATTCAGTATCGTTCGGGTTCTGATGTATCCAGCGGCGTGTCATCCGCACGTCGTATCTCCGGCCTCACCATCATGCGCGCCATCGCCGTTGTCCTGGTGCTGTTCATCGTCGCCTGCTCCCGCGGGACGCCGTCGTCGTCGCTCCGTGCGACCGACATTCCCCCACGCCGCGCGATGGCGTTCCCCGAAGGGTGGCGTTTCGCGGCCGGCCAGCCCGCGGCGTTCGGTGAGCGGTTCATGATCGCCAGCAACGAGCGGCGCGCGTCCGATGCCGGGAACGAGATCATCCAGGCGGGCGGCAACGCCGTTGACGCGGCCGTGGCCGTCGGGTTCGCGCTTGCGGTCACCTACCCCGTCGCCGGCAACGTGGGCGGCGGCGGCTTCATGGTCATTCGCATGGCCGACGGACGCTCGGCGGCGATCGACTATCGCGAGGTCGCGCCCCAGGCCGCATCACGCGACATGTACCTCGACGCCCAGGGCAACCCAACCAACGAAAGCATCATCGGCTACCGCGCCTCCGGTGTACCCGGCGCCGTGGCCGGTATGGCCGAGGCCCTGGCGAAATACGGGACCATGCCCCTGTCGCGCGTGATGGAGCCGGCGATTCGCCTCGCGCGCGATGGCTTTGTGGTCGATTCGCAGTTCCATTCGTCGCTGGCCGGGAGCCGCGACTACATCACGCGCTTCGACGGGCGGGACGTTTTCTATGTCAACGGGCAGGCCCTCCCGGTCGGCACGCACTTTCGGCAGCTCGCGCTTGCGCGGACGCTGCAGCTGATCGCCGACCAGGGCCCTGCGGCGTTCTATCGTGGCGAGGTAGGCGATTCGCTCGTCGCCGCCATGAAGCGCGGCGGCGGCATCCTGACGAAGCAGGACCTGGAGAACTACCGACCCGAGTGGCGCACACCGATCCGCAGCACCTATCGCGGCTACACGCTCTTCACCATGCCTCCCGCGTCGTCAGGCGGCGTGACGATCACCGAGACCATGAACATGCTGGAGACGTGGGACTCGCTGCCGTCCTTTGGCAGCGCCGCCTATGCCCACGTGTTGTCCTCGGCGTACCAGCGGGCGTTCATCGATCGCAACAGCAAGCTCGCGGACCCGAAGTTCGTGCCGGTGCCGATCGCGGAGCTGACGAGCAAGACGTACGCGCGGGCCCTGGCGAAGACCATCGACCCGGCGCGCAAGACGCCGACGCCGCCGAACGGGGCGCAGATCGTCGACGGGATGCACACCACGCATTACTCCGTGGTCGACGACAAGGGCAACGCCGTGGCGACGACGACCACGATCAACAATGGCTACGGCTCGGCGGTCTACCTGACGAACGTCGGCTTCTTCATGAACGACGAGATGGATGACTTTGCGACCGCGCCCGGGAAACCGAACATGTTCGGACTCGTGCAGTATGAGCAGAACGCGATCGCCCCCGGCAAGCGGATGCTCAGCGCGATGTCGCCGTCGATCGTGCTGGACCCGAAGGGCGAGCTGCTTCTCGTCGTTGGGGCTGCCGGCGGGCCCCGCATCATCACCGCCACCTCGCAGGTGATCCTCAACGTGATCGATCACCGCATGTCGCTGTCGGATGCGATGCGGGCCCCGCGCCTGCACCATCAGGCCCTGCCCGACACGCTCATGTACGAGACCGGCGGGCTGTCGCAGGCGGCGCAGGACTCGCTCCGCCGCATCGGGCACGGCCTTCGCGCGATCGGCGGCATTGCCAATGTCAACGCCGTGATGCGGGTCAAGGGAGGTTGGGAGGGTGTCAGCGAGCCGCGATCAGGCGGGACGGGAGGGACGTCGGCTCGTTAGGCCGCCCGCCGCTGTGGGCCTGATCGCGGATCTGTGGGCCGCAGCATCCTCCCGGCGTGCCGGGCACGAGATTCGTCGATCGCGCGCATGGACGAGCCTCTCCGCGTCGCGGTCGGCAAGGCGTCGTCGCGTCATCCGGGCCCCTTGCCCGGCGACAGCCATGCCACTCCGATTCGCAATCGAGGACGAGCCACTCCGCGTCGCGGTCGGCAAGGCGTCGTCGACTCATCAGCGCCCCTTGCCCGGAGACAGCCATGCCACTCCGATTCGCATCGAAGTGGCATGGCTGTACCTCCGTGTGACTCGATGGCCCGCGCGGCACGTGGTCGCTGACTACGCGCCTGCGCGCACACGCACTACGCGCCAGCCACCGTCACTGACGAGTTGAGCTTCACCACGATGTCGGCGCCCGCGTTCAGGCAACCCTCGTAGTTCGCGGTAGCGGCCGCTGCGGCGGCACCCGCCGCCGCGCCGGCGGCGGCACCGATGAGCGTGCCCTTGCGGTTCTTGCCCAGCACCTGACCGAGGACGGCGCCAACTGCGGCGCCCCCAGCGACCTTCTTGGCGTCGTTCCCGGTGGACGAGTTGCGGACGCGATCGATGGTGGCGGTTTGCACGTCAGCGTCGAGCGGATACGTCTTGCCGCCAAACGCCACCGAGATCACGCGCAGGCCGATCACGATCTGGTCGTTCGTGTTTTCGCTGCGCTTGAGTTCCGTGAGTTCGAGCGTCACATCGGCGCCGGCCGGGATCATGACGCCGTTGCTGCCGGCCACGTTGTCCGCGACGGTCGCGGTAAAGCGATCACCGACCTTGTTGGTGTTGGTGCAGACCTTGTTGGCCGCATCGAGCTTGATCGTCGTTCCCGCGGCAATCGCGCCACCGGCCTTCTCGGCCACACCAGTGCCCTTCTCCGACGTGTTCCCGGATGGCGTGGTATTGGTTGGCGTCGGTGCCGGTGGTGGCGTGGGCGTAGGGGTCGGCCGCGGTGGCGGCGATGTGGGCCGCGGGCGCGGGCGTGTGGGCGCCGGCGTCGCGGGCGCGGGGGCGGCGGGTGCCGGCGTCTCCGCTGGCGGCACGTCCTGCAGTTGGGGCTGCACCGCGGTGTCCGCGCCCGCACGCGCCAGGTCGCGCTGCAGCGAGGAGTCGTTGGCGAGCGCGTCCTGCTTTGGCTCACGCGAGCAGGCGGCAACAGCGATCAATGCAAGCGCGGCGCTCATCACGCGGCCGCGTCGGAAGGCACGAGTCATCGAGGGCCTCGGCGGTTCGGGAAAGGGGGACGCCACAAGATACCCGGTCAGGGTGCCTTTGGTGCCTTTGCTGGTGCGCCGCGACGGCGCACTCGACCACGGCCGAGCGGATGAGTCGCTGGCGACGTGATGCCAGTCACCAGACACGGGAGCGGCGGCGGTACGGAGAGGCGAGTGGCGCGGTACGGAGAGGCGAGTGGCGCGGTACGGAGAGGCGAGCGGCGGTACCGAGAGGCGAGCGGCGATACGGAGAGGCGAGCGGCGGTACCGAAAGGCGAGCGGCGGTGGTACCGAGAGGCGAGCGCGACGCTCAGAGCCGCTCGAGCAGAAAGTCCGGCGTGAACCGCGTGAGCCAGGCGGCGAGCATCGTGAATCGATTGGTGACCATCAGCAACCCGATCGCCACCATCACCGCGCCGGTCCCGCGCGAGAGCCATCCGATCTGGCGCCTGACGCGACGGAAGAACGCCATGAAGCGATCCACCGCGAGCGCGGACAGGATGAACGGCACCGCGAGGCCTAACGAGTACGCGGTCAGGAGGACGACGCCGCGGCCCAGGCTCTCCTGGCCGGACGCGTACATCAGGATACCGCCAAGGATCGGCCCGATGCACGGCGTCCAGCCGGCGCCAAAGGCAATACCGACGAACACCGTCCCCGCATAGCCCATCGGCTTGTCCTTGAGGTGCAGCCGCCGATCCTGCGCCATCCAGCCGATGTTCAGGAAGCCCATGAGGTACAACCCGAACACGATGATCACCACGCCTCCGACCTGGCTGATCCAACCGCGATTGGCCGCCATGATCTGGCCGAACCCGGACGCGATCGCGCCAAGGACGATGAAGATCAGCGAGAACCCAAGCGTGAACAGCAGGCCATGCACGAGTGCCGTGCGACGTGCCGAGGCCGTCTGGACGTCGTCGATGGAGAGGCCGGTGATGAACGTGACGTAGCTCGGGACCAGCGGAAGGACGCACGGCGAGAGAAACGAGAGCAGACCCGCCGTGAATGCGATGAACAACCCGATCGTCGGTGCTTCCATGCGTCAGGCGCTCCGGGCCCACGCGGGCGCATCCAGCGCCGCACGCAGCGACTCGCGGGAATAGCGCTCCGGGTCCGCCTCCTCGCCGGCGCGCCGCACGACGCCGGCGATGACCTTTTCTAGCGTATCGAGCGGCGCATCGGCCTGGTGCACGATCTCGAGGTCCCACTTGCCGCGGTCGGGACCCTTCACGAGGAGCTTGTAGCGCGCGCAGAGGATCTCCAGCCGGCGGCGGCTCTCGGGCTCGCGCTCCTGCGGGCGTTCCGGCGCCGGCAACGCAAGCAGGTCGCCTAACGCGACGGTCTCCTCTCCGTCGATCGGTGCAGCGTCAGCCAACACGACATCAGCGGCCTCCATCGGGATGCTCACCTCCGCGTACCCGGCAAGGCTCTCGTATTCAACGACGACGCCCTCGGAGGCGACTTCCCATGTCGCCTCCCGGTCCACGGCGACGTCCACATCGAGATGCTCGGCGCGCACCGGCAAGCCGCCTGCGGCCAGCTCGGGCGATGGTGCATCAACGATCAGCGCGTCATCAGGCCCGGGCGCATCAGCGTGAACCTGGATGAGCTCGGGCTCGTCCGCGTGGGGATGCGCCAGTTCGACCTCCACATCGGCGACGACCCCAACGACGCCCAACGCATCCCCGGGCTCGACCGCGATGGTACTCGACGCGAGCAACGTATCGTCAGCGACAACTGCCGGCGGCGGCTCCACCGCGAGGACCGCAAGGCCGCTTTCGATCCCGCCCTGTCGAATCGCCGGGAACAGCCGCACATCCACGATGCGTGCCTCGGGAACCCGCTCCAGCACCGCCGTCAGGAATCGCCACGCGGTATCGTTCACAACGCGCGCTCCATGTTGGTCATGCTGCGGGCGCGCCGGTGCGCTGGGCCGCCGTGCCGGAACCTGGAGTCCATGAGTGTTCCCGGATGAAATGGTCGAGGGGGAAAGATAGTGCGCCGTCGAGCCGGGCCGAACCGGCTGGCCGGCACCGCGGGTGCTCACCGCCTGCTTGCCAGCCTACTACAGAAGGCTCTGCGGATCGCGGTCGATCGTGAGGCGAAGCGCATGTCGATCGGGGAGTTCGTAGCGGGTGGCCAGGTACTGCAACACGCTGGTGAGCAGACCGCCGTCCGACGAGCGCAGGAGCAAGTGCCAGCGCCACCGCTCCTTGATCCGATCGACCGGACATGGCGCGGGGCCAACAACGGCGAGACCGGACAGCGACCGCGCCCGGACCAGGCGGTTGAGCCATTGTGTCGCGCCCTGCGCGGCCTCGGCAACCGCAGACTCGTCGAGCCCGCTCACCACGACGTTGGCCAGACGCGTGGTCGGCGGATACGGCGGGGACGTTCGTCCCTCGAGTTCCTGCGCGACGAACGCATGGTAGTCGTGCGACACGGCGCACTGGATCGCGTGGTGTTCGGGCATGCGCGTCTGGATGACGACGTGGCCGCCCTTCACACCTCGGCCCGCGCGGCCGGCCACCTGGGCGAGGAGCTGAAAGGCGCGTTCCGACGCGCGGAAGTCGGGAAGGTTGATACCGACGTCGGCATCGATCACGCCGACCAGTGTCACGTTGGGGAAGTCGAGCCCCTTGGCGATCATTTGCGTGCCGAGAAGTACGTCGACCTCACCGCGTCCGACCTTCTCGAGGATGTCGGCGTGTGCCCACTTCCCGGTCGTGGTGTCCATGTCCATGCGCGCGATGCGCAGCGCCGGCATGCGCTCGCCGAGCAATCGCTCGACCTGCTGCGTCCCGAGGCCACGCTGCCGCACGGTCGCGTGCCGGCAGCGACGGCATTCCGTGTACGGCGCTTCGCTGTGTCCGCAGTAGTGACACGCGAGCCGATCGGGATGCCGGTGATACGTCAGCGAGATCGAGCAGTTTGGGCACGCCGCCACGTCGCCGCACGCGTTGCACTGGAGGAACGACGAGTAGCCCCGCCGGTTGAGCAGGAGAATCGCCTGTTCGCCCCGCTCCACACGCTCGACGAGCGCGCGTTCGAGCGGCGCGGAGAGCACGCGCCGAAACGGATCGCGCGCCGCTGACGGACGCTGTTCAGGCGACGGGAGTCGCTCACTCGGCTCCGCTGCGGTTGCGGGAGGGCGCGAGTCACGCAGATCGACCACTTCCACACTCGGCAGGGTGCTGCCGCCCACACGATCGGGGAGGGCGACCAGATCGACGTGGCCGCCGCGCACACGGGCCCACGTGTCCAGCGAGGGCGTGGCGCTGCCGAGGACGACGACGGCGCCCTCGTGCCTGGCGCGCACGATCGCCACGTCGCGCGCGTGATAGCGCGGCGCTTCGCCCTGTTTGTAGCTCGCCTCATGCTCTTCGTCCACGATGATCGCGCGCACGCGATCGAGCGGGGCAAAGATCGCCGAGCGTGCACCGACCGCGATGCGTCGCTCCCCGCGGTGCAGGGCGCGCCACGCGTCCAGTCGCTCGCCGTCGCTCAACGCGCTGTGCAACACGGCGACCTGATCGCCGAAGACCGCCCGGAAGCGCGCAACGGTCTGCGGCGTGAGCGCGATTTCCGGCACGAGCACGATCGCACTCGACCCCGGCTCGGCGAGCACGCGACGCAGCACGTCGAGGTAGACCAGGGTCTTGCCGCTTCCGGTCACGCCATGGAGGAGCGTGACCTGGCCCGGGCTCCGCGCGCCGATGCGCTCGATCGCCGCCGCCTGCGCCGCTGTTGGCTCGTGTCGCACGGTTGACGCCGCGGAACGCCCGGCGAACGGGTCTCGCAGCACCGACTCCTGCTCTATGCGAACGAGCCCGCGCGCGGCGAGCGAGGCCACGACGCCGTCGGTCACACCGAGTGTGGAGATGATGGAGGCCGCCGTGGCGCGGCCGCCGACGTGCTCCAGGTATTCGTAAACGACGCGCTGTTTGGGCGAGCGCCGGAAGGCATCGTCGCGAGCCATGAGGGAATCGAGCAGCCGCTCGATCACCACGACTCGCTGGCGCTTGCCCGGCGGAGCGGGAGCGGTCGCCGAGGTGAGGAGCACCGGCAACGCTGACCGGAGCGCGACCCCAAGCGGCGCGACGTAGTGTTGCGCCATCCAGCGGCAGGTTTCGAGCAGTGCTGGCCTGATGGCCGCCTCGGCGTCCGGCCACGCGTGGACGGCCTTCAGGACGCGGGGCGAATGGGCGTCTGGCGCGTGGGAGTCCGGCGGGTCGCCGTCATGCGAGCCGACGACGATGCCGATCTCCCGTCGACTCCTGAACGGCACGACGACGCGCGTGCCAGCCGCAATGTCCGTCGGGGCATCGGGGCCCACGGTGTACCGGAAGGTGCGGTGGAGGGGGAGCGCGAGCGCGACGTCCACGAGTCGTGGCATCCGGCAAAGTCTAGCGCGGTGGTGGCCGTGGTGTTTGCACCACGTTGCCTGAGCGGCTCGGCGGTCGACTCGGGGGCCGTCCGACGAGTTGCGCGGCCGGCGTTTGCGGTGCTGAGGAAAGGCGGGAACCCGACACAGGCCTGGCCGCTATGATCCATGTGTCACTGATCCCCCGCCCTGACCGCAACGCCGTGGCCCGACCCGCAACCGTCACCGCGCCGCACGACAAGGTCGACCTTCGAGCCCTGATCGACACGCACGGCTACGTCGTGCTCTACGACGGCGTGTGCGGGCTCTGCAACGGCTTCGTTCAGTGGGTGCTGGCGCGCGACCCTTCCGGTACGATGCGTTTCGCCACGCTCCAGGGACCCATCGGCGACGCGGCCAGACGTGCGCTGCCGCAGATCGCGGACGTGGACTCGGTGGTGGTGCTGTACAAGGACGGGGCGTGGGTGAAGTCGACCGCCGCCCTCGAGGTCGCGCGCTATGTCGGC encodes:
- the murQ gene encoding N-acetylmuramic acid 6-phosphate etherase, which translates into the protein MPPRPESRVTEQRNPASAAIDLASPLEIVDIMNGEDRRVADAVATQREPIARAIEFVEGAFRNGGRLFYVGAGTSGRLGILDASECPPTFGSDPELVQGIIAGGERAVFRSQEGAEDHPSAGAATMDEHGVNAKDVVVGIAASGTTPFVRGALTRARELGARAVLVACTPVEPAFVATIDLAIIAVPGPEVVTGSTRLKAGTATKMILNMLTTGAMIRIGKTFGNLMVDLRATNLKLKDRSERILVEVCGVGVDVARTLLEQSGGSVKLAIVMQKLGVDRAAAAAALVEGGGVIRRVVGGPPPVRADALVEGEVAS
- the ggt gene encoding gamma-glutamyltransferase, whose product is MSSARRISGLTIMRAIAVVLVLFIVACSRGTPSSSLRATDIPPRRAMAFPEGWRFAAGQPAAFGERFMIASNERRASDAGNEIIQAGGNAVDAAVAVGFALAVTYPVAGNVGGGGFMVIRMADGRSAAIDYREVAPQAASRDMYLDAQGNPTNESIIGYRASGVPGAVAGMAEALAKYGTMPLSRVMEPAIRLARDGFVVDSQFHSSLAGSRDYITRFDGRDVFYVNGQALPVGTHFRQLALARTLQLIADQGPAAFYRGEVGDSLVAAMKRGGGILTKQDLENYRPEWRTPIRSTYRGYTLFTMPPASSGGVTITETMNMLETWDSLPSFGSAAYAHVLSSAYQRAFIDRNSKLADPKFVPVPIAELTSKTYARALAKTIDPARKTPTPPNGAQIVDGMHTTHYSVVDDKGNAVATTTTINNGYGSAVYLTNVGFFMNDEMDDFATAPGKPNMFGLVQYEQNAIAPGKRMLSAMSPSIVLDPKGELLLVVGAAGGPRIITATSQVILNVIDHRMSLSDAMRAPRLHHQALPDTLMYETGGLSQAAQDSLRRIGHGLRAIGGIANVNAVMRVKGGWEGVSEPRSGGTGGTSAR
- a CDS encoding sulfite exporter TauE/SafE family protein, which codes for MEAPTIGLFIAFTAGLLSFLSPCVLPLVPSYVTFITGLSIDDVQTASARRTALVHGLLFTLGFSLIFIVLGAIASGFGQIMAANRGWISQVGGVVIIVFGLYLMGFLNIGWMAQDRRLHLKDKPMGYAGTVFVGIAFGAGWTPCIGPILGGILMYASGQESLGRGVVLLTAYSLGLAVPFILSALAVDRFMAFFRRVRRQIGWLSRGTGAVMVAIGLLMVTNRFTMLAAWLTRFTPDFLLERL
- the priA gene encoding primosomal protein N', whose protein sequence is MPRLVDVALALPLHRTFRYTVGPDAPTDIAAGTRVVVPFRSRREIGIVVGSHDGDPPDSHAPDAHSPRVLKAVHAWPDAEAAIRPALLETCRWMAQHYVAPLGVALRSALPVLLTSATAPAPPGKRQRVVVIERLLDSLMARDDAFRRSPKQRVVYEYLEHVGGRATAASIISTLGVTDGVVASLAARGLVRIEQESVLRDPFAGRSAASTVRHEPTAAQAAAIERIGARSPGQVTLLHGVTGSGKTLVYLDVLRRVLAEPGSSAIVLVPEIALTPQTVARFRAVFGDQVAVLHSALSDGERLDAWRALHRGERRIAVGARSAIFAPLDRVRAIIVDEEHEASYKQGEAPRYHARDVAIVRARHEGAVVVLGSATPSLDTWARVRGGHVDLVALPDRVGGSTLPSVEVVDLRDSRPPATAAEPSERLPSPEQRPSAARDPFRRVLSAPLERALVERVERGEQAILLLNRRGYSSFLQCNACGDVAACPNCSISLTYHRHPDRLACHYCGHSEAPYTECRRCRHATVRQRGLGTQQVERLLGERMPALRIARMDMDTTTGKWAHADILEKVGRGEVDVLLGTQMIAKGLDFPNVTLVGVIDADVGINLPDFRASERAFQLLAQVAGRAGRGVKGGHVVIQTRMPEHHAIQCAVSHDYHAFVAQELEGRTSPPYPPTTRLANVVVSGLDESAVAEAAQGATQWLNRLVRARSLSGLAVVGPAPCPVDRIKERWRWHLLLRSSDGGLLTSVLQYLATRYELPDRHALRLTIDRDPQSLL
- a CDS encoding DUF393 domain-containing protein, producing MIHVSLIPRPDRNAVARPATVTAPHDKVDLRALIDTHGYVVLYDGVCGLCNGFVQWVLARDPSGTMRFATLQGPIGDAARRALPQIADVDSVVVLYKDGAWVKSTAALEVARYVGGAWAIAVAAYVIPRVVRDAVYDAIARRRYGWFGRYDSCPIPTPEQRARFLD